Sequence from the Pogoniulus pusillus isolate bPogPus1 chromosome 16, bPogPus1.pri, whole genome shotgun sequence genome:
GTTGGAACTTGCATCAGGCCATATCCCTGCCCTACCTGGGGGATTTGGCCCATGGTGTCTTCTCCATGGTGTCAGCTGCCTCTCTGTGTGCAAGGTTAACACAtccacctgcagctgtctcTGACATGACTGGGGAAGTTTAACCCTGCCCAGATCCCCCAGACAAGACTACCTTTTGACAGGATGCAGCATCCTACCATCTCTCTGTGTCCTAGCCCTCTCTGATGGCAATACCAGCCTCTCCTGCAAGATAGGAGCTCTCTCATACTGCTCTGTCTCAGGTCAGCCTCTGTTCATGTTGCCTTTCCCCAACACAAGCCAGATAGTCATGCTGCTTTGGGAGAGACAAGCCCAGGCCAGCtggggcccagagctggccctTGGCCCCAGCAAGCTGCGCACGTGGGGTTCTCACAAGCACAGTTGTGAGCAGCACAAGTGCAGCTGCAAGGTGCAAAGCATGAGCAGGGACAAGCCCCAGGAAGGGCGAGGGGTACCTagaggtgacagcagcaggatgctgccgTGGCCACTCAAGTCTGAGCtagtgcagggcagggggcactgAGTAGGAGGCCTGGGGCTGCCTTCAGTGCAGTTCCTATGCCACATggctccctgcacagcagcagcaggggctggatgCTCCAAGCCACTTGATTAAGCTGCTGACAATCGGTAGGATTTGGGCTCTGAGCTTGCCCTAAACCGGTAAATCTTCGGACAGGGAAAATTAAAGATGAAGGAATTTCCTGATAAGCCAAGGCAGCACCAGGTCTGGCTGTGGTCCTGATCTGGGTGAGAAGAGGTCAGGCTTTCCAGCTCAagccagctgcaacagagagagcCAGGCAGGTTGCAAGCCTCTACCATCATAGGGCTGGTCCTCCCAGGCTCACTGGACTGAGATCTCCTgggcaggaaggctgtggggTCCTTTCATTATGTTTTTCCATGCATGGTGAAACTGGGGAGAGAAGTGAAAGCTCCCACTGATTGAGGGAAGCTCAGCATCTCTTCTCAAGGTCTTTCTCCCCAAAGGACAGACATTCTGTGAGgacagcttggaggtctctgcacAAGGCAGTACTTGGGATCCTTATCAACGTATGcaataggtccccttcagagcGTCCCTTTGAGGAGGCAGTCTGTGAGGATGCTGCAATACACCTGTGGTAGGGTTTCTTTTGTGAGAGAGCCAAGGAGGGTCTATAGACTGGGCCACCTTTGGGGAGAATGGGCTTTATCCTCTGGCCACTAGTGCAAAGACATCAAGGTAAACACATGGTGTCCTTCTGTGGCAAGTGCTGTACTTGGGGTCTCTttatgcaggcagctgggggaaGTCTTCCTCACGGCTCTTTCAtgatgctggggaaaggagacctgggcacacacctctccaaggagcagctggagggtcTGCCTCTGAATACACAGCTGGGGGCGTTGATGCAGTTCCCCTAAAGTAGGTATCCCTTTGAGGTGGGCTTACTCAGGGATGTCCTTGGGGCTGGGTAGACAAGCAAACTAACCCCTGATGTGGGGTGCTCTGAGAGGGTCCAGGTCCAAGGTTTCCTAAGGCTTCCTTACAGCTGACCTTTGTTGCAGAGAGTTCCAAAGCTGGTCCCTGACTGAGATGTACTGGGGTGCCCTGAGGCCAGCCCCTGGTCTGGCTCTCCTGGGGTGCTCCAAGCTGCCTAGGTGTCCTAGAGTTGGTATCTTCTCTAAGGCCCCCTGAGGTGAGTCCCTGATCCTGCTGCGTCTCAGAAAGCCTTTGGTTCCCTGAGGTCAGGTCTCACCCAGGGATTCCCAGCAGCCAGTGCTCAGAACAGGTGCCCATCCCTGGTGTTCTGGTAGTACTAATGCCTAGTCTAAATGTTTCCCAGGAAGCCCCAGAGCACTCTGGAGACAATTCCTGGCTGGGAAGGCCTATGGATCTACAGTACTTGTAATTAGCCCCGATTTCTATGGGTAACCCTGGTGTTCCTTGTGGTCAAATGCACTGACACCAGTGCCTGGAGAGCTCAAGGCGTCAGTGCCCTGAGCCAGTGCCCATTCCTGGTACTTGGTCTGTGCTAGTGCCTTGGCCTGGCTGTTGCCAGAAGCCTTGGGGTCGGTTTGTGAAACCACAGCCCCACAGTGCTTTGACTTTTTGTGGCCAGAGGCCCTGGGGGAGTGCCTGGGGTGCCAGTGTCCCGAGCTGGTACTCTGAGTAGCACTTATTCAGTGCTCTGAGGGTTCCACCTGAGTGGCCCAGGAAGCTCCAGGGCTGGTTGCTGGAACTGTAGCCCTGCAGTGCCTGGACCCAGCCCAGCTTCCTTCATCAAACCCAGCGTCCCCTGTGGCCAGGGACCCCGCTAGCAGGACCAGCTGCCCGCACGTCTGGTGAACCCCACATCCCCCACGCCCATCGCTCATCGCCAGTGCCCGGAGAAGGTGTGTCAGGGGTGGCGGCGGgtacctgccagcagctgcatccAGGCGCAGATCTTGTAGACGGTGGCGGTGttgcagaagaagaagagggcGAAGCAGGTGATGCAGCCCAGCGTCAGCACCATGGAGAGCAGCACGAAGAAGGCCGCCGCCTGGAAGGCGCCCGAGGGGATGGTGCTGAAGTCGGTGAAGGAGCCGCGGCACGACAGCTCCCGGCCCGCCAGCCCGCTGCCCACGCAGTAGTGGAACAGCCCGAAGTAACCGGGCTTGGGCGTGTTGACGCTGTCGCCCACCCAGTAGGGCTGGATGAAGACCACCACGTTGATGATGGCGAAGCAGATGGTGAAGATGGCCCAGAGCACGCCGATGGCGCGCGAGTTCCGCACGTTATATGGTCATGGAAGAGCTTGAGGCTTCCTGGCGAGggcagcatcctgcctgccgCCGCGCTGCCGGAGGGGGGGACGGGGGCCGCGGCGGCGAGGAGCCCGCCCCGGTggaagggcgggggggggccGCGGCCTAGGCGCGCCCGCGGGCGGCCGGCCCCCTGCGCCACCCGCGCCGCCATCCTGGGCTTGCCGCCTCTGCGCCCCCGCGCCGCCCCCCCGCCCGCGCGCGCGCTCCCgctcccccctccccacgcCACTGCGGAGCCGAGAGCCGAGAGCCGAGTAGCCGAGAGCCGAGAGCCGAGCCCGCCTGCGGGCACCGGAGAGCGCGGGCCGAGGCTGGGCCGGGGCTCAGCCCCCGCCTCGACGGGACTCCGGATCGCGCTTGTGGGCTGTCGGCTCGGGC
This genomic interval carries:
- the LHFPL4 gene encoding LOW QUALITY PROTEIN: LHFPL tetraspan subfamily member 4 protein (The sequence of the model RefSeq protein was modified relative to this genomic sequence to represent the inferred CDS: deleted 2 bases in 1 codon), which translates into the protein MLPSPGSLKLFHDHIVRNSRAIGVLWAIFTICFAIINVVVFIQPYWVGDSVNTPKPGYFGLFHYCVGSGLAGRELSCRGSFTDFSTIPSGAFQAAAFFVLLSMVLTLGCITCFALFFFCNTATVYKICAWMQLLAALCLVLGCMIFPDGWDAETIRDMCGEKTGKYSLGDCSVRWAYILAIIGILNALILSFLAFVLGNRQNDLLHEELKTESKDFVGTARI